In Schistocerca serialis cubense isolate TAMUIC-IGC-003099 chromosome 8, iqSchSeri2.2, whole genome shotgun sequence, one genomic interval encodes:
- the LOC126416489 gene encoding uncharacterized protein LOC126416489 isoform X2, protein MCSTDDKSVQKLVVTNHCGHIINTLKTFCTDGILTNVTFVTGTTKVCAHLPIIQCFSSHILDCLCDEVYSVYISDTKIDSHSLKLVIDYFYTGVVVAPNELKSQFDNSAKFFDINFVAARKDVKQEGIYYTLPNYPETILQELWDSRIDPSKCDVIFVTSGYVQLQAHSCILGACSSYLLHIFQEHRKEKQKPFLFVLPNVTEDDLQIVLEFCYKGFVVISNENSRSVYKTAKLLGVENLCEKLSSAFPYVLEVMQKVVNSREQSRIRTSFGACEESGIVRNPLQDLFYSLLQCGNLVDVSIYVENSKLEAHLLILSIFSTLFRNITSKLKDKLSHTIVLISGLRIQHIQAFIDYIYRGEAEFPGSVSDFCKFMSEWLDFDLLPVCEKNSVTTQYDNTDSDTVNETSSSENVTNIYSMEKTIFSENEDTAEGKAYKKL, encoded by the exons ATGTGTTCAACAGATGACAAATCTGTTCAAAAGCTTGTGGTGACAAATCATTGTGGACACATCATTAATACCCTGAAAACATTTTGCACAGATGGAATATTAACAAATGTTACTTTTGTGACTGGGACAACCAAAGTTTGTGCTCATCTTCCTATAATCCAGTGCTTCAGTTCACATATACTCGACTGCCTCTGTGATGAAGTATACTCAGTGTACATTTCTGATACAAAAATCGATTCTCATAGCCTGAAGTTAGTGATTGATTATTTTTATACAGGAGTAGTTGTAGCACCTAATGAACTTAAAAGTCAGTTTGATAACAGTGCTAAATTTTTTGACATCAATTTTGTGGCTGCAAGGAAAGATGTGAAGCAAGAAGGAATTTACTACACGTTACCCAACTACCCTGAAACAATATTACAGGAACTGTGGGACTCACGAATTGATCCTTCAAAGTGTGATGTTATATTTGTAACAagtggttatgttcagctgcagGCTCACTCTTGCATTTTAGGTGCCTGCAGTTCCTATCTGCTACACATTTTTCAAGAACatcgaaaagaaaaacaaaaaccatTTCTATTTGTGCTGCCAAATGTGACAGAAGATGACTTACAAATTGTACTTGAGTTTTGTTATAAAGGATTTGTGGTGATTAGCAATGAAAATTCAAGATCTGTGTACAAAACAGCAAAGCTTTTAGGTGTCGAAAATCTTTGTGAAAAACTTTCCTCAGCATTTCCATATGTTTTAGAAGTTATGCAAAAAGTTGTAAATTCAAGAGAACAGAGTAGGATAAGAACATCATTCGGGGCATGTGAGGAGTCTGGTATTGTAAGAAATCCCCTGCAGGACTTGTTTTATTCTCTGTTGCAGTGTGGTAATTTAGTTGATGTTTCTATATATGTGGAAAATTCAAAACTTGAAGCTCACCTCCTTATTTTAAGCATTTTTAGCACACTCTTCAGAAATATCACAAGCAAACTCAAAGACAAATTGAGCCATACAATCGTGCTGATTAGTGGCTTAAGAATCCAACATATACAAGCTTTCATTGATTATATATATAGGGGGGAAGCAGAATTTCCTGGCAGTGTGTCTGATTTCTGTAAATTCATGTCTGAATGGTTAGATTTTGATTTGCTCCCAGTGTGTGAGAAAAACAGCGTAACAACGCAGTACGATAATACGGACTCCGACACAGTTAATGAGACATCATCCAGTGAAAACGTCACAAACATATACTCAATGGAGAAGACTATATTCTCAGAGAATGAAGATACTGCTGAAGGAAAG GCGTACAAGAAGCTGTAG